The sequence below is a genomic window from Lolium perenne isolate Kyuss_39 chromosome 4, Kyuss_2.0, whole genome shotgun sequence.
ctccaatcttttttactttgttattgttttgcttagtttattttactttgtcttgtttgcttcagtATATCAAaattacaaaaaaattagtttctattatagctttTATTTCGGTTGTTCTATTTTAatcttgctaaaatgggtactcctgaaaacaataagttgtgtgactttactagcgtaaacaacaatgattttatttgtacacctattgctccacctgctcctgaagcaactttctatgaaattaaacctgctttgttaaatcttgttattaaagagcaattttctggtgttagtactgatgatgcttcttctcaccttaataattttgttgaactttgtgagatgcaaaagtataaggatgtagatggtgacattattaaactgaaattgtttcctttctctttgagagggagagctaaagattggttgctatcttttcctagaaatagtattgattcttgggttaaatgcaaagatgattttattgaaaaatattatcctcctgctaagattatatccttgagaagtgacataatgaaatttagacaaattgataattaacatgttgctcaagcttggaaaagaatgaaatctttggtaaagaattgtcccactcatggactgactacttagatgatcatccaaactttttatgcatgactgagtttttcttcaagaaaccttctggattcagctgctggagggacctttatgtccattactttgggggctgcagcaaaactccttgataatatgatggcaAATTATTatgaatggcacaccgagagagctccacaaggtaagaaggtaaattctgttgaagaaacctcctccttgagtgataaaattgatactattatgtctattCTTATTAATGGTAAAGCACATGTTGATTCAAATAATATTCCcttagcttctttggttgctcaagaagagcatgttgatgtgaacttcattaaagacaataatttcaacaacaatgcttataggaataattttggtagtaaaaattataggccatatccttctaataatggtaattcttatggcaaTTCTTATGGCAATTCCTACTACAATAATAAAAGTGCACCCTCTGATACTGAAGTCATGCTTAAGAactttattagtaaacaaactgcttttaataaatctattgaggaaaagtttggcaaaattgatcttcttgcttctaaagttgatagtgttGCTCATGATGTTGAATTTCTTAAATTAAAGGTTATGCCTCATGATGTTAAAGAAAGCAAAACTTTGAATgctattcaagttagaattgatgacaatgttaggatgttggcAGAATTGCATgcaaggtgggaaagagaagatgaaatcgctagaaataataattgatgacaatgttaggatgttggcggaAGCCCCGTCGCTGATGCCCGCCAAGAGAAGCAGTGAGGCGGACACGGTGTGCAGCAGCAGCTGCCTGCTGCATCGTCGCTTAGCTGGAGGTGCGTGGCACCGTTGGTGGCAAAGGTGCGGACAACCTAGGAGAGGAGGAGGGCCACAACTGGGAGGAGCGCGCCGCCGAGCCTAACGCGAGGCAGAAGAGACGCATGCTGCCGCCCGCTCGCCGAGAGGAATACATGGTGGGAAGGAGCGCGCCACGTGGGATGAGGCGGTGCGGATCTCGTCGTGATGGACAGGTCGCCGCGGAGCTATTCGGCGACAGGGACTGGTCGGGATTGAGCTCGGCGAGCAGGGATGCCGGATGCGGGTAGAGCGAAGAGAGCCGATGAGTAGGGCCCACGTTGGGGCGAGGGAAGTGGAGCACGTGGTGCTTGCTGGAGGGCGCAACTATAGTCGACGGAGCCAAGCACCATTACCCGCTGCCGCTAAATGGTGCCAAGCACCATTACCAGTTTGCAACACGGAATCAATGATTTCTTTTTCAGATTCGGAGGAGAAAATGATGACAGAGATGAGAGAGTAAAACTTGCAGGGCCTCTTTTTTCCTTGCATGGCTCCATGTCGGAGATCATTTTCCAAGACAAGGACACCCACATGCAGCTCTGGGTCCAACCTTTTAATTCTAAAAACTGACACGCAACATGTTTGTCCTACCGCGCTGCTGCCCTAAAATGACACGACTTGATGAGACAGAAGTGGGGCCTTGATTGTACACATGACCATACACGTGACCATGCCCGCTTCCCCACGTTAACGGCCGAGCCAACGTCGTTAGACACGTGTCGAACGTTTAGCGCGTGCTCACCTATCCATGTGATCACCAAATCTATTTTTAACATTCGTATTCCCAGCCAGGacgtaattttgagctgccaatttttgagcatgtaccccaggttattatctaacttacgttagttgaacacttttcgatctgagcaacgtaggatttttgaaaaaaaatcaatctttacctgctgttctgttttgacagatttctgtaactatttgcatttgcctcttaatctctttctttttgagttcttttgagagaaagagctttttgaagacGTTGCTACAATAGataatgttttaatggatgtttaatatgtgttagaactgaacccaagtggatttattattttgattgcactaatgttgctaatgagaattgtgtgaagttttgtatgaaggaagttttcaagtgtagggagagaagaatgatgtaataagatgaagaatggaaaaaagctcaagcttgggatgcccatgtcaccccaagaaatatccaagaggtacaatcgtcaaagcttggggatgcccaatgcatcccctcttcatcaacaaagcatcatGTCATCTTTCtagacactatatttttattgcttcatatgctatgtgttgttcttggacgtatttttttcgttttcttttgttttgtttgttgtagcatatggttggatcccaacacatttgttttggagaaggACGCACtctgttttaattgcatagaacactctagttttcgctcttattattctgcgagtgttctagtttgctagtactgcatttagctcttggttttccaCTCGCATTTTGTTCAGAGattgttagttttctttatttaggtatgattagctctctgttcTTTATTGATTATTAGCTATGTGAGTTTTtttaaataagttgattggtgttggagacgagtaagaagtttcatgcttatagtgatgcaaaagaaatctcgtctagactgtggcataggatttggcatgtcatgttggatgttattcttatcatatgcttagtagttattgttgtagcatgacttgtctcaaatagctgagagtgcataatgtgccattgaaagaattatgtgttgtttccatcatacaaagcataatattgtggtattctcctttgatgctttattgggtaacttggcacatgtttacatcatgttatgactacaaaccagtcacctaaagcctctatgatcatttagtttttaacTTGTATATCACTTTAtgttttgattaataatgtttttgtcgctatgcatgattatggctatTATTgccctcttagttggtcgctcccagtcttttgctagccttcacgtgtactgagtatgagctctactcgtgtatccaaccaccaaaaaccaaagttatcaattgtgtccaccatacatacctatatgtggtatttcaccgccactcaaaAGTGAATtgtttgtgtgctacctttaaaccttcaaacattattacctgttttgtgttttgttttagctcgtgaggaagtattgaatggtttattgtcttttcatgacTTCATTTAGTGACTAGCATGAATAATATGCTGatccttaatattgcaaaaagagcaaggtAACTGGGTGCCCATCCCAAACAAAATATTAAATAAACAAATAATGCTCCGCACATTATGTACTGCGGAGAttctaaataatggtgtgcaatggagaactacatgggagccgctcttgaggtcactatatgaaaggatgatatattatttgttgccattcgttgacatagacatgcatacttctcaaaaaaatattttcaacactccaattgcattcaaaataaaaaaagcgctagcacatgagtaatcttgcttccctctacGCAGGGCATttcctttacttttatgttgagtgttcatcttctttctttatgcaccaattaagagagcatagttgtcattcggagtataatgtgcatattctcaaaatttattattgattgattcattattatgatattgcttgttctcaaattacttgtatctagtcgtcCTTTGAATTTTAAAGAAGTCCtaacatttatgttttgctacttcataaaggacaagcttagtaccactttgctatgttttctctatgctcataaacaaacaattTATTTCgatgcacaattattcatgatcctttgtctgagttacttctcatgttataacatagttgctaagttctattgttcgaattatatctatcatgcctatgtttagagtactttgatcccagctcacaatgtttttacaataacttgatcaagattgtgttggcttcatgtcacctcaaaattatttttgttatcacttacctactcgaggacgagcaggagttatgattggggatgctgatacgttgcaaacgtatctataatttttgattctCCATGCTTGttatacaccaatttatatatgttttgtttacacttcgttgcacttttatacatttttcggcactaacccattgacaagatgccacagtgccagtttcctaTTTTCTGGTATtttatatttcagaaaagttgtacaagaaatattctcggaattggacgaaacaaaagccaaagttcatattttaccgtaacaaagACAAAGTCCAGATGAGAgacgaagaggcgccacagggtggccacaccaggacatggcgcggcccaggccctggtcgcgccaTGAGCGGTGGTGTGGGCTCCCCAGGCgttcaccgacctcgcccttccgcctatttattcacgatctcggggaaaacctaaatacccgagcctccatccacgaaaagttccgtcgcggccgtcaTCACCGACCCTTGCTTGGGAGGGTTTTAaagctcttcctggcaccctgccggagagggagatcatcaccggaggcctctacatcgccatgcccacctctggagtgatgcgtgagtagttcatctctggactacaggtccatagcagtagctagatggctgtcttctccaatttgtgcttcatgtttagatcttgtgaggtgcctatcatgatcaagattatctttatgtaatgctacatgttgtgtttgctgggatccgatgaatattgattattgaatactatgttgagatcgattatatatttgtTATATGTTAttcatgatcttgcatgctctccgttgctagtagatgctttggccaagtaaatgcttgtaacttcaagggggagtatttatgctcgatagtgggttcatgcctctagttttctggaagagtgacaataacttctaagattgtagatgtgttataGCTACTAGGGagcaaacaacaatgttttatccaaggataattcaattgtttactttacacacattgtttaatgcgataatctattgcttgcaaacttaatactggaaggggttcggatgataatctgagggtggattattagtcatagacgcagttggattacggtctatgtattatgttgtaatgcctgaatgaatctcatagtaatcatcttgtaatgtatggtctttattctgtcaattttccagctgtaatttattcatccaacatgttatttatctttatggagagacacttctagtgaactgtggacccctgttctttcttttacactgatataatcatcatgttctgtttacttactgcaaaccCTGTTCtttttaattccactgcaaataaacatctctttccacactatacatttaattctTTGTGTTTAGCaataccggtgagattgacaacctcactgtaagttggagcaaagtattttgattgtgttgtgtgcaggttccacattgttgctgatgccggtagtACGCCCTACCACAAGTTAGCTAGCAACACATtcagaagtcacgtctttctcctactggtcgattaaaccttggtttattactgaggaaaaacttgctactgtgcttatcataccttcctcttggggttccccaacggtgtgcaatctgcgctcatcatcAATCTTAATCCAAGAGAAAGTGTGCCTCGCAGATATCTCAAGATACGTTTTACAGCTGTCCAATGTGATCATTGGTAAAtttccataaatcaatgtaaaacatggtattatcatcatatatgttgcaaatatgtaggaatttaATATGATAAATGACAAagttcatgcatgcattttacatgcatcagttgAATACCGTGGGCTGCAACCATGGGAGAGGAGGCCATGGCTTAGGACTAGATTCACAAGTAGTTTTCTTAGGGTTGATGTTTTGTTCTTCATCATCTAGCCGACTGCGGTCATGATCTTCTGAAGAGATCATGTGTATTTTGGGAGGTGGTCTCATATccctcaatttttttttgaagggGCTCATATCCCTCAATTAGCTAGCACTTGATTGAACTTGATTCCTAGTTTTAAATGATAAACTTGTTCGAGGTGGTATATATCCCCAAATGAACCCTAGACGATGAGGGCGGGGCAACCGTGAGTAGACGAATACAAGGCCAGTAGGACCGTACATATTTGTACGTATAGAGTGTACTATACATGCGAATCCAAATGGGCCATACATGTTTCACTAATACTAAACTTTGCTATGTCTTAGTTAACTGGGAAATTCTTATGTCTCGGTCACCCTTAGAAAAGTGCAACAATAGCTAAATAAAAAGTGCAGCTCTTAGAAAATTGCAATTGCATTTTgtgccagaaaagtgcaactgaagCGAGTTGAACTTTTCTTTGAATTACGGTTGCAATTTTTTCATGTGGCTGAGACTTAAAAGTTCAGAGACATTGAAAACCAAAACTTTGACTTAATAATTATTTAACGACCATCGTGCCTTTGTTATGAAGCGGTACAGAGCGACCTTAGCCGTTGTTGTGTTTGTGTTTAGGGATGGGGTGTACTGGTACCGTGCAAGAAAACATGTAACCATGCTCGGCCAACGGATGACTAGTGAAGAGAAAATTGTAGAGAACCAATTCACACTTAGTTATGGCTATTTTTGTTCTAGAAGCCACAACCAAacattctttttttcttttccgaAATAGGTGTAGCCCAGCCTTTGTATCGAAAAATGCAAACAACCATTTTAAGTATCACATTATTACAAACTAACAAAGCACCTATATAGCTTGTCCGTCAAATGGATCGCAAAGTTTGATCAAGTGTGGCCGCCAACGAAACCATGCTTTTAGCATGTGCAAAGGACACGCCGCCATGCAAGCATGCGTTTGCGTGAGTGTGATGTTAGTGAGTTGCTGAGCGCACAGCCCTAGCTATTGGCTAGCATGCATAGTGGGAGCTCATGTAATCATGTAGACGTTATCTAGTGTGATTGTGTACATTTTTCTTTTTTACAAAAGAAGTAGTACCGTGACTAAATTTTGATGATCCAACCTAGCCCGGCTTCTATATAAACCCCGTCCCCCTTGCAGCATTTGGCCAAGCAAGAAGAAGCTTGCTTAAGCAACACGTAGCTAGctagccacacacacacacacacacagctgatCGAGCTAGCACTGATCAGTAGACTTGCACACCGAAGTATGTCTCTGTCCACGATAATCCTCGCAGTTCTTGCCGTGAGCATGGCCGGCGCCGCTCCACACGTGCTCGCGGCGCGTGAGCTCTTGGACGCCGTCGCAGTCGACGCCGCCATGGTGTCGAGGCACGAGCAGTGGATGGCGGAGCACGGGCGCACGTACctggacggggaggagaaggcgcGGAGGCTGGAGGTATTCCGGGCCAACGCCAAGCTGATCGACTCGTTCAACGCCGCAGGGGAGAACAGCCACCGGCTGGCCACCAACAGGTTCGCCGACCTCACCGACGAGGAGTTCCGCGCGGCGAGGACCGGCCTCCAGCGCCCGCCGGCGGCCGTGGCCCGCGCGGGGAGCGGCGGGTTCAGGTACAAGAACTTCAGCCTGGCCGACGCGGCCGGGAGCGTGGACTGGAGGGCCATGGGCGCCGTCACTGGAGTCAAGGACCAGGGCTCTTGCGGTACGTACTGACCAACATCGGCACGCACACTATTGTGTGTTCATGCTATCAGATTAAGCGACAGAATATTGCACGCACGCTTGAACAACTACTGGATCGAAAAAATTTGAGGTTCTAAAAAATGTAAAAACTTAAGTGGCGACACGCGCGTGCGGTCAAACGTAAAATTGGTACTCTACATCAAAAAATGAAGTGAGATTTACCAGGAAGACCAGAGTCTACATGCATGCACTTTTGGGTCAACGCTGAGAACAACAGATGGTTAAAATTAACTTTGCTTCAATGATTGGAACATCATTCGTTTCCTTCTACATGTCCTAAATTAATGGGCTCTGTTTCTTCATCCAATCCGACAGGTTGCTGCTGGGCGTTTTCGGCAGTAGCGGCGGTTGAAGGTCTAACCAAGATCCGGACGGGGCGGCTGGTGTCGCTGTCGGAGCAGGAGCTGGTGGACTGCGACGTCAACGGCGTTGACGAGGGCTGCGACGGCGGCCTCATGGACAACGCCTTCCAG
It includes:
- the LOC127292813 gene encoding senescence-specific cysteine protease SAG39, producing MSLSTIILAVLAVSMAGAAPHVLAARELLDAVAVDAAMVSRHEQWMAEHGRTYLDGEEKARRLEVFRANAKLIDSFNAAGENSHRLATNRFADLTDEEFRAARTGLQRPPAAVARAGSGGFRYKNFSLADAAGSVDWRAMGAVTGVKDQGSCGCCWAFSAVAAVEGLTKIRTGRLVSLSEQELVDCDVNGVDEGCDGGLMDNAFQYMARRGGLAAESSYPYRATDGSCRRPGSSAASIQGYEDVPENNEAAMAAAVAHQPVSVGINGGDYVFRFYDSGVLGGSECGTELNHAVTAVGYGTASDGSKYWLMKNSWGASWGESGYVRIRRGVRGEGVCGLAKLASYPV